From the Argopecten irradians isolate NY chromosome 13, Ai_NY, whole genome shotgun sequence genome, one window contains:
- the LOC138306140 gene encoding tripartite motif-containing protein 2-like isoform X1 gives MAEGISHVHVPSHSKGQTTCHHHRERQLELYCETCQELACLRCLSSVHKGHIFYELSEITPTKKQDITSFVDRTEQNELVQIQTYIASTDSLLQDNYSAFDKLSQEVKAQNEKLKQELDMLTAETISIYQKMKEDNDKVIANYKQELTMYKKQLEEQLQGFKTVLQRGSHIEIYDIECKLDPEIHLPDTPVLGDFGFTTNKTPRNDLKLALGNVETSCQGHSITDPPADGNTSGQGQITTKPDDQQQAAANHAGLKKKKRRTYVVKSKNGGFGLTTNKTPRNNLKVALGNLETSCQGDSFTDPPTHVYTSDQGHSNTSGQGHSITDPLADGDTSGQGQIITGPDKQQQATTHQQLLDVETKIAESRSVLLPKTKDLGHLHYTCSITSLCCVGINQAWTTFRNTLSFLHIDDCAEAIVKQKVVHTSRINDISVSPRTHTLWACDDNKGILELVSETLVHRFSTTDTPSSICATSTNHIIIGMSKHISKFTTEGHMVVSTSTSGIKPKETCSQHWIAECPVTGNVAVISYTTDGHYKIVIMNSDFKELFVCHEDTHLYYRRDRDEFSPMYVAYDSVGNVLIGEWRHSRITVRNGRGDVLCTFKCHNNWDGKFYLGKHPSVLDMDRINDGLNAFCLDSDDIVWAVCHNCEERIIGLQYKKIPPAGQGKAYNIWFV, from the coding sequence ATGGCAGAAGGCATAAGTCACGTACATGTACCATCCCATAGTAAAGGGCAGACAACTTGCCATCACCACAGAGAGAGACAGCTAGAGTTGTATTGTGAAACGTGTCAGGAGTTGGCTTGTCTAAGATGTCTTTCATCAGTGCACAAAGGTCATATTTTCTATGAACTAAGTGAAATCACCCCTACTAAAAAGCAAGATATAACGTCTTTTGTTGATAGAACGGAACAGAATGAACTTGTACAAATTCAGACTTACATCGCCTCTACTGATTCGCTACTGCAGGATAACTACAGTGCCTTCGACAAACTGTCACAGGAGGTGAAAGCCCAAAATGAGAAGTTGAAACAGGAGCTGGACATGCTTACAGCAGAGACAATATCTATTTATCAGAAAATGAAGGAGGATAACGACAAGGTTATAGCGAACTACAAGCAGGAGCTGACGATGTACAAGAAACAACTAGAAGAACAATTGCAGGGATTTAAGACAGTACTTCAGCGGGGTTCTCACATAGAAATCTATGACATTGAATGCAAATTAGACCCCGAAATCCATCTCCCTGACACACCGGTATTGGGGGATTTTGGCTTCACCACAAACAAAACTCCTCGCAATGACCTGAAGCTTGCTCTAGGGAATGTTGAAACCtcatgtcaaggtcattccatCACAGACCCACCAGCAGACGGTAACActtcaggtcaaggtcaaataacaacaaaaccaGATGACCAGCAACAGGCTGCTGCAAATCATGCAGGACTAAAGAAAAAAAAGCGCAGAACGTACGTAGTGAAATCCAAAAATGGGGGCTTTGGCCTCACCACAAACAAAACTCCTCGCAATAACCTGAAGGTTGCTCTAGGGAATCTTGAAACCTCATGTCAAGGTGATTCCTTCACAGACCCACCAACGCATGTTTACACGTCAGATCAAGGTCATTCCAACActtcaggtcaaggtcattccatCACAGATCCACTAGCTGACGGTGACActtcaggtcaaggtcaaataataACAGGACCAGATAAACAGCAACAGGCCACTACACATCAGCAGCTGTTAGATGTAGAGACGAAAATTGCAGAGAGCAGGTCGGTACTTCTACCAAAAACCAAGGACTTAGGTCATTTGCATTATACGTGCAGCATTACTTCTTTATGTTGCGTTGGAATTAACCAGGCCTGGACAACCTTCAGAAATACACTATCTTTTCTTCACATCGACGACTGTGCTGAGGCAATTGTAAAGCAGAAGGTAGTGCACACCTCCAGAATCAATGATATCAGTGTATCTCCTAGAACACACACATTGTGGGCCTGTGACGACAACAAAGGCATACTGGAGCTGGTGTCCGAAACACTAGTACACAGGTTTTCAACCACAGATACACCCTCGAGTATATGTGCTACATCCACCAACCATATCATAATTGGCATGTCCAAACACATCTCCAAATTTACCACAGAAGGGCACATGGTTGTCTCCACATCGACTTCAGGGATTAAACCCAAGGAAACATGTTCCCAACACTGGATCGCAGAGTGTCCAGTTACTGGCAATGTCGCGGTGATTAGTTACACAACCGATGGTCATTATAAAATTGTCATCATGAATTCTGATTTCAAGGAATTGTTTGTATGTCATGAAGACACTCACCTTTATTACAGGCGTGACAGGGATGAATTCAGCCCCATGTATGTGGCATACGACAGTGTAGGCAATGTCCTCATTGGTGAGTGGAGACATAGTCGCATTACGGTCCGCAATGGAAGAGGTGATGTTCTATGCACCTTCAAATGTCACAATAATTGGGATGGAAAGTTTTATCTTGGAAAGCATCCAAGTGTACTGGACATGGACAGAATAAATGACGGTCTGAATGCTTTTTGTTTAGACAGTGACGATATCGTGTGGGCAGTATGCCATAACTGCGAAGAAAGAATAATAGGCCTACAATACAAAAAGATACCACCGGCAGGACAAGGGAAAGCTTACaatatttggtttgtttag
- the LOC138306140 gene encoding uncharacterized protein isoform X2 — MAEGISHVHVPSHSKGQTTCHHHRERQLELYCETCQELACLRCLSSVHKGHIFYELSEITPTKKQDITSFVDRTEQNELVQIQTYIASTDSLLQDNYSAFDKLSQEVKAQNEKLKQELDMLTAETISIYQKMKEDNDKVIANYKQELTMYKKQLEEQLQGFKTVLQRGSHIEIYDIECKLDPEIHLPDTPVLGDFGFTTNKTPRNDLKLALGNVETSCQGHSITDPPADGNTSGQGQITTKPDDQQQAAANHAGLKKKKRRTYVVKSKNGGFGLTTNKTPRNNLKVALGNLETSCQGHSITDPLADGDTSGQGQIITGPDKQQQATTHQQLLDVETKIAESRSVLLPKTKDLGHLHYTCSITSLCCVGINQAWTTFRNTLSFLHIDDCAEAIVKQKVVHTSRINDISVSPRTHTLWACDDNKGILELVSETLVHRFSTTDTPSSICATSTNHIIIGMSKHISKFTTEGHMVVSTSTSGIKPKETCSQHWIAECPVTGNVAVISYTTDGHYKIVIMNSDFKELFVCHEDTHLYYRRDRDEFSPMYVAYDSVGNVLIGEWRHSRITVRNGRGDVLCTFKCHNNWDGKFYLGKHPSVLDMDRINDGLNAFCLDSDDIVWAVCHNCEERIIGLQYKKIPPAGQGKAYNIWFV; from the exons ATGGCAGAAGGCATAAGTCACGTACATGTACCATCCCATAGTAAAGGGCAGACAACTTGCCATCACCACAGAGAGAGACAGCTAGAGTTGTATTGTGAAACGTGTCAGGAGTTGGCTTGTCTAAGATGTCTTTCATCAGTGCACAAAGGTCATATTTTCTATGAACTAAGTGAAATCACCCCTACTAAAAAGCAAGATATAACGTCTTTTGTTGATAGAACGGAACAGAATGAACTTGTACAAATTCAGACTTACATCGCCTCTACTGATTCGCTACTGCAGGATAACTACAGTGCCTTCGACAAACTGTCACAGGAGGTGAAAGCCCAAAATGAGAAGTTGAAACAGGAGCTGGACATGCTTACAGCAGAGACAATATCTATTTATCAGAAAATGAAGGAGGATAACGACAAGGTTATAGCGAACTACAAGCAGGAGCTGACGATGTACAAGAAACAACTAGAAGAACAATTGCAGGGATTTAAGACAGTACTTCAGCGGGGTTCTCACATAGAAATCTATGACATTGAATGCAAATTAGACCCCGAAATCCATCTCCCTGACACACCGGTATTGGGGGATTTTGGCTTCACCACAAACAAAACTCCTCGCAATGACCTGAAGCTTGCTCTAGGGAATGTTGAAACCtcatgtcaaggtcattccatCACAGACCCACCAGCAGACGGTAACActtcaggtcaaggtcaaataacaacaaaaccaGATGACCAGCAACAGGCTGCTGCAAATCATGCAGGACTAAAGAAAAAAAAGCGCAGAACGTACGTAGTGAAATCCAAAAATGGGGGCTTTGGCCTCACCACAAACAAAACTCCTCGCAATAACCTGAAGGTTGCTCTAGGGAATCTTGAAACCTCAT gtcaaggtcattccatCACAGATCCACTAGCTGACGGTGACActtcaggtcaaggtcaaataataACAGGACCAGATAAACAGCAACAGGCCACTACACATCAGCAGCTGTTAGATGTAGAGACGAAAATTGCAGAGAGCAGGTCGGTACTTCTACCAAAAACCAAGGACTTAGGTCATTTGCATTATACGTGCAGCATTACTTCTTTATGTTGCGTTGGAATTAACCAGGCCTGGACAACCTTCAGAAATACACTATCTTTTCTTCACATCGACGACTGTGCTGAGGCAATTGTAAAGCAGAAGGTAGTGCACACCTCCAGAATCAATGATATCAGTGTATCTCCTAGAACACACACATTGTGGGCCTGTGACGACAACAAAGGCATACTGGAGCTGGTGTCCGAAACACTAGTACACAGGTTTTCAACCACAGATACACCCTCGAGTATATGTGCTACATCCACCAACCATATCATAATTGGCATGTCCAAACACATCTCCAAATTTACCACAGAAGGGCACATGGTTGTCTCCACATCGACTTCAGGGATTAAACCCAAGGAAACATGTTCCCAACACTGGATCGCAGAGTGTCCAGTTACTGGCAATGTCGCGGTGATTAGTTACACAACCGATGGTCATTATAAAATTGTCATCATGAATTCTGATTTCAAGGAATTGTTTGTATGTCATGAAGACACTCACCTTTATTACAGGCGTGACAGGGATGAATTCAGCCCCATGTATGTGGCATACGACAGTGTAGGCAATGTCCTCATTGGTGAGTGGAGACATAGTCGCATTACGGTCCGCAATGGAAGAGGTGATGTTCTATGCACCTTCAAATGTCACAATAATTGGGATGGAAAGTTTTATCTTGGAAAGCATCCAAGTGTACTGGACATGGACAGAATAAATGACGGTCTGAATGCTTTTTGTTTAGACAGTGACGATATCGTGTGGGCAGTATGCCATAACTGCGAAGAAAGAATAATAGGCCTACAATACAAAAAGATACCACCGGCAGGACAAGGGAAAGCTTACaatatttggtttgtttag